A region of the Marmota flaviventris isolate mMarFla1 chromosome 3, mMarFla1.hap1, whole genome shotgun sequence genome:
GTGCCTTGGATATGTTCCTGTCTAGCCCTTTTTTTcacaaaggaggaaactgaggcttggaaagCAGCCAAGCTCCATATCTCTACTGTGTGCTGTGTACTGGGCATAATCCTCAGCCCTCTTGAGAGAGAGGATGCTAACTcccttttacaaatgagaaaagtgTGTCTCCAGGACCAGAAGTCCAACTTCAAAGTTCACAGCAGTCTTGTACACCATGAATTTTCAAAGGATGGCTCTCAGAGCCCACTGGTCCTTGAGAATCTTCCATCGAGTCTTTGAGATCAAAATGCTTTtagtagccaggtgtggtggcacacacgcctgtaatcccagcagaccTTGAAGGctgtcaggaggatcacaagtttgatgccagccccagcaacttagtgaggccctgtctcaaaataaaaaataaaaagtgctggggatgtggctcagtggttaaacatctctgtgttcaatccctggtaccaaaacaaaacaaaacaaacaacaacaaaacccaaacacaaacaaacaaaaatgcttttCTTAACAAGAAGATGTTATTTGCCTTTTTCACTTCCATGCTTTTATAGGAGTACCTGGAATTTTCCAGAAGTTACATGACATGTCTTCTATTAAGCCCTAAATTAAAGAGATTCGCAAAAATGCAAAACAGTGacacttttctaaatttttggcaaaaaatacaggtattttcatttaaaatgtacatgaTTTGTCATAACACAAATAGGTTTGTCCTTACTATTTaaataagtgtttttaaattCCTCAGCAAATACCAATATAGTAAATCTCAATTGATTTACTCACATAAAGCAAAAGCTCTTTGGGGTCCTCAGTACTTTTTGAGAATATTAAGGGATACTGAAACTAAAAATTTGAGCATTGCTGCTCTATACCATGACATCtccagagaggggagggagacTGAAGAGCTCATGGGTACAGGGTAAGAGAAACCTGGAAGTGAGTGCTGGGCTTCAGTGGAGAGCTCTGTCCTCTGTCCACGTCAGTGTAGGAACCAAGACTGCTGGTCCCCATCTGAACTCAACCTCTGCCAGCAGGGTGGATGTCTCTGCTCTGAGCTTAGGTTCATGTTCTTCCACCCAGGAATGCCCCTGCCCCTTGACACCCACTTGTCGCAGTGTCCAGCTGTCTGTGCTGCCGTCCCCATGCCAGCCTGGGGaagcagtgggggtggggagggtggctGGGGCAGCTGGGCAATGATCCCCACCCGTCCCTGGCACAGCTCTGCCCAGCACACAAAGGGCAGAGTGAATCTTGTCCCAACCCGTGCAGCTGAGGAGCTGGGAGGAGGAGACGGAGAGGCACACACAGAAGGGTGGCCACCATGGGGCTCTCCATCACCCAGAGCTCTCAGAGGGCAGCCCAGAGACAGATGCAAAGGAGGAGTCTAGGTCCTGTGCATAGCTAGTGAGGGGTTCCCTGGGGGATGATGCaggtgatgataatgatgatgactaGACTTTACATCAGTGATGACATTGGAGCTTTCCAATGACCTAGGGAGGTAGAGGAGACGGGCAGTAGtagtcccatttcacagatgaacaTATGAAAACCTAGAAAAGCAGAATGACTCACTGAGTCACTGTCAGTGGAAGCACTGAGACCACCACTTATCAAAGGAAAGAACTCTGGACTGTCCAGTAGGAGGCTGCTGCTCTGTCTGGTGACAGTCTTGTGGTTGCATATAATTAATTACATGTGGCTATGTGCTTGCTTCTTGTCCTTGGCAGATTCACAGGAGCACCAGGAAAGCATGCTTTTTTCTGTTCAGGAGGGCAGCCTGGTTGGGAAGACAGGGCAAACAAAAGCTCCAATGTGGGTACTAAGTGGCAGATAAAGGTACAACAGAGAAGTGAGAGGATTTCAGAGGAGGGACAGCAAGGTCACAGAGCAGCTGCCTTGGCTCTTGGCCTTTTAGGGTCGGTGGCATTCAGATGGCTTAAGAATAGGCCTGGAAGACAGAGGTTGGTCTGGGGGTCTAGGTTGAGGGCTGTAGATGACCAGCTAAATGTTCCTCCCACTTCTTCCTCCAAGGAGCCCGAGACCTCTACCAGGTGGTGTCAGCACCTGAACTTCATTTATGAAACTTGACAGCACCCTTCGCCAGCCCCCAAagataagttttttattttattttatttttttaagccatGAAACTGTGAGAGCTACAACCTGCAGCAGAACAGAGGACCTGGGAAAGAGAACTGAGGCTTTTTCCCGGAAGTACTCATGGCACCTGCTCAGAGCAATCCCCATTACCAGACATTGCGGCCCCCTGAGATGCCCACAGGGACCCCGAGATGCCTGCAGTTCTCCTTGGCTTTCCTGCTGGCCTGGCAAGCTGCCCACCTGGCTCAGGCCCAGTGCGTGTGAGTCAGCCATCAATCCCAAGGTTTCCAGGACAACTGGGGCGGGAGAGCAAGCCTGGGGGGCAGCAGGGTGGGCACTGCGGGGGAGCTGTCGCCTACATCTGGCACCTCCATACAGCTGAGGCCAAGCAAGAAGACActtgctccccctccctctccttccccctcccctccccttcctccactcATCCTAGGATACTCTTCTGCTGGAAGCTTAGACAAATATTTAAAGGGGCagttgggggtgggaggagcaTGGTAGGAACAAacatttccttccctctcttcttcccctaGCAGCTCAGGGGCTCTCAGCTCACATGCCATGCTGTTGGACAACCTTGAGGCTGAGGCCCTCCAGCTGGAGAGGGATTCCTTTGGGGACAGGGGAGCCTGCCAGGGCTGAAGAGTAGGGGGCCAACTCCTGGTCAAAGGGCAGGGACAAGGTGTGAGGGAGCCTGGAATCTGGGTGACATTTTAGAGTTAAAGTGCAGCTGGTTCTCTGTATCCATGGGTTTCACATTTGCCAATTCAACCAAAAGTAGATGGAAAGTATTTGTGGGAGAAAAACACTGTCCGGGCTGAACATGTtcggatttttttctttgttattattccctaagcaatccagtataacaactatttgcatatcatttacattgtattaggtattataagtcatctagaaatgatttaaagtatatgggaggctgactgtaatcccagtggctagggagcctgaagcaggaggattgcaagttcaaagccagcctcagcaacttaatgaggccctaagcaactcagggagactctgtgtctaaatgaaatataaaaaagggctgggcgggctggggatgtggctcaagcggtagagcgctcccctggcatgcgtgtggcccgggttcgatcctcagcaccacatacaaacaaagatgttgtgtccaccaaaaaactaaaaaataaatattttttttaaaaaaagggctggggatgtggctcagtggttaagcaccactgagttcgatctccagtaccaaaaaaataaaaaacaaagtatacaggaggatgtacATAGTTTACAAGCAAATGCTatatgccattttacataagggacttgagcatctacaCATTTGGTGTATATGTGGGGAGGGTCCTGGAACTCATCTGCAGGGTCAGGAGGGATTGCTGAGTAGGAGGACAAGAGAGTCGGGCCAAGAAAAGGAGGTGTTGCGTTCTGGGTCACACATTCATGAAAGTTAAGGACTTTGGAGACCACCTGGCCCAGCAAGCGAAGGGGAGCCCAAGAGATAGGGTGAGGCCAACTCCAATGAGTCCAGCTCCAAGTTACTGATAGATTGAGCTGGTGCACTAAGCAGCAGGAATGGGTAAGAGTAAggcagggagaaggagagggaggtcTGGAAAGTGGGTGGGATGTGGGTACATACAACTCTCAGGGCACATTTAGTTTTGTTGgtttggtcctgggaattgaacctcgGGCTGCTTGACcgtggagccacatccctaggtctttttattttttattttgagacagtcttgctacaCTGCTGAGGGCCTGgttaagttgttaaggctggcctctGACTTGAGATTCTCGTGTATCCACCTCCCCatttgctgggatcacaggtacacaccacctcacctggctgtgttctgttttgttttgttggtactagagattgaaaccaggggcacttaaccattgagccccagccccagcctttatttaatattttactttgaaacagggtctcactaagttgtttagggccttgctaaatcgctgaagctggctttgaactcatgatcctcctgtctcagcctcccgagcggctggtattataggcatgtgccactgtgtccatctggctgttttgtttttgagatgaggtcttgctatattgtccaggctaatttctaatttctgggctcaagggatcctcctgcctcaacctcccaagtagggAGACcgcaggagtgtgccactgtgctgagTAGCATCCAAGGATATAAAAGGAGTCCAGAGGGATAGGGTGATAAGCCAGCAGGCAGTGTGGGCTGATTCAAAGACAAAAGATTGGGACCACTATCAGCCCTGTACAAGGATGTCCCAGCCTAGGAAAGCAGTGTCAGGCATGCAATCTGTCATCAGAAGCTTGCAGCTCTTAGACCAGCCCAGAGCAAAGAATAACCCCCGCCCCATCCCCACGAAGAGTTTTCCACCAGTGGGGACAGATTCTCCAGAATTAGGAGATGAATGACTGGGGGCCAGTCTGAGGTTAGGTGCAGGATGTGTGGGAGGTGGCAGGCAAGGCAAACAGGAATTCAGCCCTTGGAGAAATGCACATTGATGGACACTCCACTCCAACTGATGTCAAAGCCCCTCCTGCCTTCAGCAGAGCCCCTCTGGGTCTCCTGCACTGCTTCCTGTGCCCCCTTTCTGGAGCCCATCACTATGCTCAGGGAAATTCTGTTGGGAACTGGGGCCCTTAGCTGGGAGAAGTTCACCTGGCAGCAGACAGAAGGGAAGCACAGGGCTGTATGGGCAGGTGCCAGCAAGAAAGGCTGGATGCCAGGAAGACACCCACGGCAAGAGGTGCAGGTGGCCTCAGGGCAAGTTTGCTCAGCTCACCCAGGTTTGCTCTTGCTGGGGCCAAGAGGACTCATGTGCCAGGCATAAGGGCCCTTGGGGGCTCTTGCAGCTGGCTTATCAGGACCTTGGCTCTGGAGGGCCAGGAACAAACAGGCTTCAAAGCCGGGGGCTTGGCTCGCAAACAGGGGACCAAGCCCTTCACTTCTGTCCCCTCTCCCTGTGGGACACATATAAGACCCTGGTCCCAACTGCGAGGTgaggaaaggagaaggcctgCAGCAAGATGGATGCAGGCAGCAAGGAGGTCTTGATGGAGAGCCCACCGGTGAGTGTGGTCAGCTGTGTGAGTGGGGGGTGGTTGTGTGCACAGATGTGTACTGGGTTCCGCCTCCTCCATCCTTCCTGGGTCTGTTTCTTCATTCATGTTCATTCACTCAACCAGCCTAGGACAGTGCTAAGTTAGGATGGGGACACCAAGACCACTGGCACAGAGTCCTTGGGGGAGAGAGACAAGGAAGCCCACAATTCcgataaaaaggggctgggagccACCACAGGGGTCATCGGAAAGGGCTCTAGAGAGCACTGACAAGAGCCACTAAGTACTTGGGAGATTATAGGAGGGAGTAGGGGTAGGAAGAAGTAGTAGCATGGATAAAGGCCTGGAGGTACAAGAGCCTGGATCATTGGGGAACAGAGGTTGCCACAACTGGGGTTTGGGGAGTCTAGAGGAAGTAGCAGCGAGCCAGGCTCTCTTGTGTCCCTTCTAACCTGGGGGCTTGTTGGAGTGCGGGCCACCTCACCCCAGCAGGCTCCTCTGATCTCAGTCTCCTGTGTAGATCCACAACACTGGCTGTCCAGCCCTGAGAGGGCATGGGAGTGTGTCCAGTTTgtgcagggaagggaggggacatccTCATGACCTCACACTTTTCTCCCTGCCTGCCATCTTGACAGGACTACTCAGCAGGCCCCCGGGGCCAGTTCCGCATCCCCTGCTGCCCAGTGAACCTCAAACGCCTTCTCATCGTGGTTGTGGTGGTGGTCCTTGTCGTTGTGGTGATCGTAGGGGCCCTGCTTATGGGTCTTCACATGAGCCAGAAACATACTGAGATGGTGAGCAGGCCTGGGATGGGGTGAGCAGCAGGCACAAGGCAGGTCAGAGAGGCTGTGTGGGTTGGGCACATAGGAAATCACCCAGGGGAGTGGTGGGGAGCAGGCAAGGACAGAGACGGGAATGGGTGACACCTGACCTAGCCATTTCCAGCAGGCTCCTGTCCCCCAGTGTGACAGCCAGTTCCCTCTCTCTAGCACCTGGTTCTGCTTACCTTCCCTGAGCTCTCAGGAAAGAAGGAATTTCTTTTGAGTGAAGGAACCTGAGGATAGGCAAGGGTGCTGAAGGGGCGAGAGGGGAAAGAAGACTGTCATGCCACACTATAACCCCAGGTCCTCGAGATGAGCATTGGGGCACCAGAAGCCCAGCAACGCCTGGCCCTGAGTAAGCATGCGGGTACCACTGCCACCTTCTCCATCGGCTCCACTGGCATCATCGTGTATGACTACCAGCGGGTGGGTATGCCAGTCCAGGGAACCAGTGACAAGACTTTGCTAGAGCCAACCAGCTGTGCTACTTCACTGCacccatctctccctctcccttagccCTTTTGCCTCCCTGGGGTGCCTGAATCCCAGACTCCAATGTGACTCCCTATGTGCTGTCTAGAGTGAGCTGGCTGAGGACCAGGGTTGGGGAGCCAGCGAGGCAGGGACTTTCCCAAATGACCTCTAGCATTCCATGCGCAGCTCCTGACTGCCTATAAGCCAGCCCCAGGAACCTACTGCTACATCATGAAGATGGCTCCAGATAACATCCCCAGTCTTGAGGCTCTCACTAGAAAGTTCCAGAATCTACAGGTAGGTGTGTAGGTGAAAGGAGTGGTCTGTCTCCCTCCCAGCACTGCAGGGAGGAGTGTTTAAGGTGACAGCTATTTGTCACCTGTAAAGCACCGCTTCTCTTGGGCTGCCAGGTGAGTGTCCCTTTATACCCTCAACCAGCACCATAGCTTCCCTACTGTTCTTAGCTGCCCACGGTCAGGGTACTGACCTCAGCTGAGCCCACATACTCCCTGTGGGCTTCTGACTTCTGGTACTATActtgtggggaaactgaggcttagggagGCTGCCCAACATGCCTGGGGTCCCCCAAAAGGGCTGCATGATGAGAAAGAAACTCAGTTTTCAGATTCCAAAGTAGGTTCTCTTTTCAGGCCAAACCTGCAAACCCTAAgctgggccaggaggaggggCATGAGGGAGGCTCTGCTTCCTCAGGAGGAGACCTGGCCTTCCTGGGCCTGGCCGTGAGCACCCTGTGTGGAGAGGTGCCTCTCTACTATATCTAGGACTTCCAGGTGAGCAACTGTGGCTGCCAGGGCACTGAGCAGCAGCGGGAAGGTCTTGGGACTCTGGCCATGTCAGCTGTTCAGACACTGGGGATGCCCAGAAACCAGTGGTCCAGGGAGCTCAGGGGAGGAAGGCTCACAAGACATAGGCGTGGGCACCCCCGGGGCTCTCTCTCACACATGATAAACAACGCTGTTGCTTCACAGGATCTGTGGGAGCGAACCAGGCAGGAAAGATCTGCAAGCAAAGGGGAGAAGCTGCTCTGGTTCACACCCCAGGGACTGACCCTGGAGAAACGGGAGCGAGGGTGTGGGATGTGTGGGGGGGTGTATGGGGGAGAGGTGGTTCCTCTGGGCCAGGGGATTCCTATCACAAAAGAATAAAGCAACTGATTGAAAAACAAAGGGTCCAACTTGTACCTTCCGACACCTTCGAAGTCCAGAGAGCTGGGGCCGGCTCGGGGATGGGGAGGGCCTTGGGGGAACAGTCGGGGTTTTGCCGTGTCTCCTCTGTCCCAAGAATTTTGGGGACTCAGTCCATCCCAGATTGGGGAGAGGGGGCAGTGGGGAAGGGACCCGGGAACTATCCACGGGCGTGAGGCGCCCTCCAGTGGTGTGTCCGGAGGGAggggcagagacagagacagcGAGAGAGACCAAAAGAGAGGGCGAGATGGGAGAGAGCGAGGgtcggagggagggagggagagacgaGAGATGCCGGCCAGACAACGATCGCAGACGGAGGGACAGAGGCTGAGGTGGCGGAGAGTCCTGACAGCGTGTCCCGCCGTCGGGAGGGGCTCGGGCCGGCGGCCGCGGGGCAAGTCGCCGCTAGGGGGCCCCTGGCGGGAGCGGCGGCCGGCCGGGCACCCCGGGCGCCGGCGCCCCCTCCCCGGCCCCGCGCCCCTCCCGGGCGGGCGGCGCGGCTCCCTGCCCTCCCCGCCCGGGCTGGCGCGCTTCCCGGCCGGGCCGAGCACAGTCCCGGCCCCGAGGGGGGCCGAGCTCGGGCGAAAACCCGCCCTCCAGCGAGCTCATTTCCCTaaggcgggggggcggggggcgggcgAGAGAGAAAGGAGCGAGCGCCGGGAAGGGCGAGGGAGCCGCGGAGCAGGGCGAGCGCGAGCCGCTGCGAGCGGGGGGCGGGAGACAGGAAGCGGGAAGGGAAGAGGTAGGCAGCGCGGGGGGAGCGGGAGCGAGCGGGCGGCCAGCCGCCGGGAgcgcctcctcctcctcgccgCCAGAACTCGGTTCCCCGCCGCCGCTCCCGCGTCCGGGTGCGACCCGCCACCACCGCCCGCCAGCATGCCCGGTGTGGCCCGCCCGCCGCTGCCGCTGCTGCtccggctgctgctgctgctgctgctcccgcgccccggccggccgctggacTTGGCCGACTACACCTACGACCTGGGAGAGGAGGACGCCCCGGAGCCTCTCAACTACAAAGACCCCTGCAAGGCGGGTAAGCGCCCCCCAGCCCCCCGCGGCCAGCCGGGGCGCGCGGAGCCGGGTGCGGGCAGGCCGGGCCGGGTAGGGTTTGGGGTTGGGGGAGGACAGTCCAGTGTGGGAAGCCGGGAGCTGCCTGGTTGGCAATGCAGTGGGGAACAAAAGAac
Encoded here:
- the Sftpc gene encoding surfactant protein C produces the protein MDAGSKEVLMESPPDYSAGPRGQFRIPCCPVNLKRLLIVVVVVVLVVVVIVGALLMGLHMSQKHTEMVLEMSIGAPEAQQRLALSKHAGTTATFSIGSTGIIVYDYQRLLTAYKPAPGTYCYIMKMAPDNIPSLEALTRKFQNLQAKPANPKLGQEEGHEGGSASSGGDLAFLGLAVSTLCGEVPLYYI